The nucleotide sequence tagCTCCAGTCCTTCTGtattttttcagatttaacTTTTAATTTCTTGAAAAACTTCATATTGTAGTAGTATTTCATTCTTATAAACAAATAGAGGGGCAACAGATTAAGGCAGTTTAGTTGTTACAGAGCATCACTGCCCCCTAATGGTTACTCTGTGTTATTACACTCTGACTGGCAAGGATAGTTGAACTGTTGTACCTGTAGAGACAGATAACAttcattatgaaaaataaagacaatatgaaacaaaaacatctttttttgcaGCCAGCGAAGAAAAAGCAGAGGGCCCAGGTGATAGAGTTCTTCATCGATGTTGCCAGGGAGTGTTTCAACATTGGAAACTTCAACTCCCTTATGGCCATCATCTGTGAGTCTAATTTTGTGATATCTGAGAGTATTATCACTGAGAATTCTCCTGCATGACCTGGTATTAATAGTTGAAATCTATTTCCTCCCGTAGCCGGTATGAACATGAGTCCTGTGTCTCGGCTGAAGAAGACTTGGGGCAAAGCCAAGACTGCCAAGTTCTTCATTCTCGAGGTAAAAAAACAATCTAACTATTCACTGACTGAGAAGTACAAGACAGGTAATAACTTGGAGTTGACACTGTATTGCTGGTTGCTATTTGCTTTGACAGCATCAGATGGATCCTACGGGAAACTTTTACAACTACAGGACAGCCCTGAGGGGGGCCGCCCATCGCTCTCAGACTGCCAACAGCAACAGAGAAAGGGTAGGGCTCCGCGCCACATCGCTGCTATCACTCTGAAAGCATGCTGGCATCAACtcaatcatttattttcatcttcaCGTCAATAATTCTAACATCTTCCggcctgttttctctcttcagaTTGTGATCCCCTTCTTCAGTCTGCTGATCAAAGACATTTACTTCCTGAATGAAGGATGTGCCAATCGGCTGCCCAATGGCCACGTCAACTTTGAGGTGAGCCAGTCCCTTTTCTAATGACCCTGCCTCATTTAACCATCcggaaaaaaaactttactcAGTGTAATTTTGTTTCTTAGAAATTTGTGGAGTTGGCACGGCAGGTTGGGGAGTTCATGACATGGAAACAGGTGGAGTGTCCATTTGAGGAAGATCGGGCCATCCTACACTACCTCCACACTGCTCCCATCTTCAGCGAGGACGGTGAGAACctgtttttactttataaacTTCTCTGCACATGTTGATCCAAGTATTTTCACTATTGTTTGGGATAGTTTGCTCTTACTAATCAATCCTCTTTACTTATTTCCCAACTATGTCTTTTCTCATTCTTCCCCAGGACTCTACCTCGCATCCTATGAGAGTGAGAGCCCAGAGAACCAGGTAGAGAAGGACAGATGGAAAGCACTCAGGTAAGAATAACAACACGCGTCAAATGAGAAATACTGTCGAGTGTAAACTGACACACCATGCTGCAACCTTCCGTCTCTTTTCTCCCATCAGGTCTAATGTTCTGGGAAAGACATGAGGCACTGGCGGCAGCTAACCCTCCCACCAGCGAGGGAGCATGTGTGTTCTCATTGCACTAAAATTAACTGTGAAGGAACCTAGCTGGTACTTAGGTGTTTTTCTATGAAgaaatgatggggaaaaaagaaacacgATGAACAGGATTCATCAAGAAgagtgtaaaaaaataaaaaagaacacatcacaaaaaagtgaatttaaaaAGTTAAGCTATGGAAACTGGAGCAAAATGCCTTTGCAGCATATTATCTATCAGTGATGAGGTACAGTATGTTGGAGAGGGACACAgcctctcctccccccttcccTCGATGTGTGTTTACTCTGTGAAGATATGTTTACTACTATAGAGAGTACAGTTACAGGGAAAACCACTTTATAAAATGAAATTCCTACTGATGCTATcgttgtttttgtatttgctcCTCTTcaccctttctctgtctttctcttctcctttggTCCAAAGCCTTGTCTAGgtatttaatttaactttacttgtattgtactgtaatgAAACTTACAATGATGTGAAGGGCGCTGGCTAGCCCGTATCAGCTGTAAATTTTTATAGGTTTACTGAAGGAATTGTAACTGTGTGTATCTGGAAAGACAGAAGAGGACATGCCTTGAGCATTTTGCCAGTTCATTTCATGTGtacttttatgtgtgtgagtgtttgtgatgCACTCATGTCTGTCCGGATTGTCACTGTCTTGTTTTGCATGAGAATGACTGGAGAAGCCTGTTTATTGGTCATCTCttcatgtattattatttattgtattttattttgggaAAGTGTTAGATGGGCAATAtgaactgttaaaaaaaaaaacgtttactccatttaaatgtattgtgcCATTAATGCAAGACAACTACAGTATAGCTTAACAGTCACAACAGGAGCCAGGCCAGGTGTAGATTGTGTACAGTTGACATTTACCCCTCATCTTTCTGCTCTTCAGGAAGTTTTCTCTGACTGACGTTCAGTTGTCTGATATATTTATGGAGATTTCTGTGCTGACAGATGTATAGTTTTTATTGTAACTTTCCTTTACTGAATATGAAGTCCAATGGCATGCTACGACAAGTGTTTTTAAAGGGGCATTAAGCGTATCCACCTTGTAAAGATTACTGCAACACAAACTTTGTAGTCGTGATGCACTGTTGCATTCTGTGGAAAGACAATGATGAATTAGAGACTTTTGTCTTTCTATAAAGTAAAGAGGAAAACTTGTGCCATATGAATCACTGGTTGTCATGACAATTCAGGTTCCTCTGACttgaaatgtgttgtttatcGTTCTGTGGGATTGTCACTGAGCTTTGTTTTTTGGCAATTTTGTTGTGATTCGGGAGCCATTTTTGCAGGTGGGTGGTGGGAGGAGAGTTATGGGAAAGGGGGCGGGAACTATGTAATTATAAGTCTTATTCAGTTTGCTATAATTGATTGatgtcagtgttttctctcaAGAAGCACCTTTCCCTCTCAATAACAGAATAACAGACTGACTTTAATTCTCCCTCCTCATTTGTCATCAATAAACTTGCTTTCCCTGTAACACGTTCCCCAGTTAGGACTATAGAGAGCCAGAGATGTGAAGTCAAACCTGCCATTCAAGGTgaagacatgtttttaaaaaaaaacatttcctgtgTTGAACATGTGTTTTCAATGACAATCGCATACATTACATCAGTTCTGCTCTTTTTAATAGTGTCATTGCACTGCCATCTTTGAATTTTtgcttacacacatgcattgcTGTGTGCAGTTCAAGGAGTGGAGtgaattcagtgtttttcatggTTATTGAGGCCAAGCAGACACATCTTTGGCTTCAATATCACTGCAAAATTTGTGACTGGTTCCTAAAAGCCTTTAATAAAAGTGAACCATGCTTAGTTGATTGCTTGCAGTTGATTTTGTTCAGGACAATGCTCGGTCCGAttgatttccatttttctgcCCATTCACGGTCTGTGTCTTGATCAAAGCATTGACTATGAATTCACACAAACAAGCAGggttttcaaaataatgaatgaGCCCTGCCATTTTATTGATGTACAACCACATGACAAGCGCATTACAAGATTTCATCTGCAATCCAACTCAAAGCTCAAAGTCAGCAAAGATAAATGTATTAGGCAATCAACAGCGCCAGTTTCAATCCCATGTTTAACAGTATCATGTAAAAAGggatgcaactaacaattattttccttACCAATTAATCTTTCAATTTCCCAAAGGCTCAAAcctcttcaaattgcttgttctgtccaaccaacagtccaaaatccaaagatactGAATAAGAAAAGCAATAAATCTGCACATTTGAAAGGCTGGAACTAGCAAAtggtttggcattttgctttatGAATCACTTTaacaattaatagattatcaaaattgttgcagataaTTTTTCTAACTAATCATTTGATTGTTTCAGttctaattttaaaaaacatactTTACACTGATTGAAAGTATGCCTAATTTTGATAACAGTTTTATCTCCTTCATGCATAAAACTAATTtagattaattttttttaaatcatcttgATGTGCCCAAAAAGCAGTGAATTATGCAATCTTAAGAGAGGTAGCCCACGCTTAATTTTATTTCTGGGGAATGAATCTCGGCCATTTGAAATGGTGAATTTGATTGGCATTTAACCCACGAGTCGCTACAAgtcaatgcacacaaaaatgtttattttaaggttCATTTTAGTCTTTGAGTTCCTCTCCAACTGGGCCAAATGTTATCTTGGCCAGTTTAGTGTACGTTTCAAAGTGCCTGGAGCTCAGGTAGGTGCCGAAGAAGGCCTGGAGCACGAGTACTGCCCTCATTCTCCTCAGGATCGGTCTGGAGAGGTCCACCCAGTACCGGAGCAGGTTGCCCTTCTCTGGCATCGGTGCTGTGTCGTATCTTGTTGCAAGGCCAATATTCACAGGTAAGGCCAGGAGGATGGGGTACACCCCACCGCCGACCACACCAACAAGTGCACCTCGCATCAGGGCACAGGAGGGACAGTTGAGGTCACCGGACAGGAGGGGGCTGGACACTGCTGCGTTGTACAGGACAAATGTGGTCAGGAAGGGCAGCACGGCCATCGGCAGGCTGGAGGCGATGGGCGCCTGCGTGACATTCAGAGCTCTGCGATACAAGCTGTTGGATATCAGTCCTGCAAGGCCACCATTTCCCCCCAGATACATGGGGCCATAGATGAAGAGTTTCTGATCAATATCGGGCAACCTCTCGAAATTCTTGGCCAGCATCTTAGCAATCGCTTCTCGTGTGAGTGCATGTCCAGAGACGCTCTCCTTCTGCGTGTTTTCCGACATCTTCAGAATTAAAGTCCACTGGTTTGTAGGTAGAGATGCTTGTTAACAACTGGGATGACTCAATGATCACATTTAGGTAAGGTGGTCATCAGGATGAGGACAGGGCGCAGACATGTCTTACCCACAATTCAAAGCGCACAACTGTGGGTTGTTTccgggttgttgttttttttgtcctgaGTGCAGCCTCCCAGGCAGAGCGCCGAGGCTGTTTAGTCCACTATTTATCTTTGTTATGGAGGGTTAAGAACAGGACAAGACGTTCTCCATAGATTATTCATTCATTAGAAACACAATTAAGTCCAAACATCTGTCTAACATGGATGAGCTTGGGTGTCAGTATACAGCGTCCAAAAATATCATTTTTTCGACATGTGGTCTGTTAAAGAAACAGctataataaaaacattaataaagaatatgtttaTTATATGTTAATATAGATTATGTGAGGCTTTTTCTAAAACTATTTTCCTAAtagttatttttctaatatCTAGTATCTAATAGGGGACAATCTGCTGTGTTAATCATTCCAAATAATAGtttcaagtttatttaaaaaaaaaacaagtgcacCAAAGTGCATTAAGAGGAAACCGTATACCCTCACACACATACCTCATGTGgacacaaatacataaacacgcacatacacacaggataTATATGTTTGAtcatttaaagattttttatATGAAGAAAACACgtatttatacaaagaaacaacaCACCCGATTCATTCACCAGGTTTCAACCAACCACAGATGCTCTAAACACAAAAATGCTCTAAGACAACCTATAAATATTGACAGTCAGCTGATATTCAGAGAAACTGTTCAATTGTCTAGGTTTTAAATCCGACAAGGCCACCGTCCCTTTTCAGATGTATGGGGACAAAATTAATGTTCCAAGACTTAGATAATGTTTCATGCATTCATGCTTTTTAAGCATGGTCAGGAACTTATTAGAAGTGTAATTGCATTGTACGTTATCTGGAGAATAGGAATGACTGGGTTCAGTCATTGTGCTGGATCTCGAGATTAATGCAGTATCATAGAGAGCTATTCTTGCAGACACAACTTTCAACTAATTCATCTTTAAATATTACTGACAGCTTCAAACTCTAAACTATTATACCAATGCTTGATAAAGCAATTCACGTCGTAGTTTTGTATCAATATTTAATGAGGTGTGTGGTCGGAACTGAATGGGGAGCTGACAAAGAAGCattattacacacatacagggcTTTGATGAGAGCTACTTTGGATTATGGTTGCATGGTgtatgaagcagcagcaaaaactcaTCTAGAAAATCTGGACAGGATACAACACAGAGCACTAAGACTTAGTTTGGGAGCAGTCAAAACAACGTCCATTAATGCATTGCTCGTTGAATCTAGTGAACTGCCTCTGCATCTGAGGAGAACTAAGTTATCTCTGACATACTGGATAAGAATTCAGGGAGGAGGAGACTTAGCATGAACTGTTCTGCAGAACTGTTGggaatacacaacattttctggtaAAGGCTTTAGCTGGGACATTAACAAGAAGGTGAAACAGTACAAATTAGATACTATACAACACAGTCCAGCAGTTATCCATAGCAGCATTTCCCCATGGATATTTCCACAACCCAAAGTAAATCTTCAAATattagaaaagaggagagagtggacagagaggaaTAATAACAATGGGTGCATGGTTCAAGAGTATTTGAAGAAAGGTTACTataattatcttaatatttttacagatgGATCAAAACGCTCAAATAACGAACATGTAGGGTATATACATCCCAGAATCTGACAAAGGAATTGTTAAGAGAATCTCAAACAGGTTATCAGTATACACGgcagaaatgacagcaataaTCATCAGTCTTCAGTGGGTAGAGGAGGTTAAACCGATTAAAGTGGTGATATGTTcagattctgctgctgcaatacaaaGTATACAGTCAGGAGAAACAGTCCGAGAGGATCTTTTAATTGAGGTTTATATGAGCCTACTAAATCTGCAACAACTAGGAATACATGTTCATTTCTGCTGGATACCAGCTCATGTTGGAATAGAGGAAAATGAGATTGCAGATAAATTTGCTAAaaatgcactaaacaaaaatgataatgacattttagaaatttgTTTGGGGAGATCAGAAGCAAAGTCACTAACTCATCAGGGAATAATGACAGTAAGGGTAGAGAATACTATGAAATCCAAAAATCTGTCAGAGTCAAAAATAATCATGGTAAATGTAGGAAAGAAGATGTTATCTTTTCGAAGCTAAGACTAggacatcagaatcagaatcagaaatactttattgatccccgaagggaaactctttgttacagcagctcgcctttacatcagtgcacacaggagaaagtactagcaaaaaatataatacaatacactataaaaacaggtcagaaaatacattaagtaccaggtgggtataagtataaaatacaataagtgtgaagtaccaagtgagtttactggttgatgttgataatacagtatgataatacaatgtaataatataagtaataagtattggtgcatgtactgttgagttaagtgtagtttattgagattattaagatattgcacagcagtaatggcggtatgaataatatcaatatcaataaacaggaaaaactaaaataggaaaactaaatattgcacgggagtaatacacataatattgcacaattaattttcaagtattgcagagatgtaataatcaatgtccagtttggtgtgttcttggcccagtccagtttatttattatatgtgtactcccaggtacttgtaatcctccacaatgtccacaatGACcacctggatggaaaccggggtcactggtgcctacATACAGGACTCAGTGCTACCTTGTATGCCATGAAAAAGTCAGtatcagataaatgtgagaCTTGTAACTGTAAGGAGTCTGTTGAACGTGTGCTGGTGGGATGAAGGAGGTTCagtgtagaaagagagagactgaagggCAGAGTGGTAGAGAGGCAGGGAGTGGAGCATCAAAGGTCTGTTAGAGACAGCGGATAAACCGTTACaggttcaaagggctttattcaaatatttaaaagaaacaggtaTAATATCTAGAATATAAAATCTCTataaagtgttatttttttgtttgttttgtttttcccccgtttgttagttttggtcatGATGTTATACACTGCgatacagtaggtggcggcATGCACCTTTAACGTTGGCTTGTAGCCCGCCAGTAAAatcaaggaagaagaagaagaagaatgggCGTTCTTATTGTGCGTTGCGTCATGGAATTTGTTTAAGAACGTTCCATCGGATTCTAGAGAAGCTCGCCATCTTTGAGGACGAcggcatttttctgtttctttgtttatgtgtttcaCATAACCGATAAACCTTCTCTTTCGAACCTCATAATTGTTAAAGAAAGGTAAGGCCAATTTTTGGATCATAGCCACTTTATTCTGTTAGCTACAGTTTAGTGTATGCCCCCAATGTTAACGTTAGTTAACGTGAGCCCGCTAGCTTTTCCGACATTCGACGTCTCGTCAAATGGCAGATCTTTATCTGGCTAATTAGCTTTTGCTAGCTACGAGAATTGATTACCTCGGATACTGTAAGCTGGCAAATTGGGGCGCAGCTTTATATAATGGTGGCAGTCACCACTTAAAGTTGGTAGTTACCTAAAATAATGGACATTCTAGTGTAATAAGTTAGGCTGACTGACGTGACGGTAATGTTGAATGGGTGGCTAATATTGTTAGCGTGCTCAACCCTCGATGGGCCTTTGGATCGAAATCAAGCTAACATTCGACGACTTTCTGCTTTATCTGTTCACCTGTAGCCAGTTGACAAGTTATAATCATAGACGCAACCAGAGTACCACATTTCGAGTTGCAAATTACCATGTGTAAATGCAACAGTGGATAAACATTGGAGTTGATGTGCACGATGTCGGGCCGTT is from Siniperca chuatsi isolate FFG_IHB_CAS linkage group LG8, ASM2008510v1, whole genome shotgun sequence and encodes:
- the tmem126a gene encoding transmembrane protein 126A; translation: MSENTQKESVSGHALTREAIAKMLAKNFERLPDIDQKLFIYGPMYLGGNGGLAGLISNSLYRRALNVTQAPIASSLPMAVLPFLTTFVLYNAAVSSPLLSGDLNCPSCALMRGALVGVVGGGVYPILLALPVNIGLATRYDTAPMPEKGNLLRYWVDLSRPILRRMRAVLVLQAFFGTYLSSRHFETYTKLAKITFGPVGEELKD